Within Eggerthella sp. YY7918, the genomic segment TACCTTCGCATTTTTACGCGTGGACATCGCCGTGTCGGTAGGCCTCATCGGTCTGACGACGTTTGTGCTTTCACTTGTCGGCGTTGCCGTAGGGCATCGTTTCGGCGCACGTTACGAAAAACCCGCCACCATCGTTGGCGGGGTTGTTCTTATTCTCATCGGCCTCAAGATTCTTCTTGAACACCTGGGGATCATCGCGTTTTAAAAGGTTGGATCAGCCGACAGGGTAGCTTCCCAGCACCTTCACTTCGCGCAGCTTGAGGCGCAGGCAATTCAGGGCGGTTTGCACCGCGAGATCGTTCACGCTACCTTCCAGGTCAATGAAGAACATGTACTCGCCAAGGGCCTGCTTGGTGGGACGCGACTGAATCTTGGTCAGGTTGATGCCCGCATAGGCAAACTCGGAAAGGATCATCAGGAGCGCACCAGCCTTGTCAGCTTGCAAAAACAGTGCGAGCGAGGTCTTGAAGCGCTCGCCGCGAAATACGGGCGGATGGCCTTGGCGAGCGATGAGCGCGAATGAGGTCTGGTTGCCGAAGTGGTCCTCGATGTCATGTTCGCGTATTTCGGCGCCGTAGAGGTCTGCCGCAAAAGCGTTTGCAATACCGGCCACCCGGGGGTTCTCGGCGGCCATGCGAGCGCTTTCGGCCGTGGAGGGCGTGGTGATGGTGGTGCGTCCCGGCAGTTTTTCTGCCAGGTAGCGACGACACTGGGCGAGGCCTTGGGGGTGGGATGCTACCGTTTCGACGGCGTGCAGGTCGGCCCCGGGGGCCAGAAGCAAGCAGTGGTGAATGTCGAGCACCTCTTCGCCAAGGATGGATGCCTGACTTTTGAACGCGAAGTTATCCAGCGTTGCGGTCACGGGGCCTTCGAGCGAATTTTCCGTGGCAACAACTCCGAACTCGCACTTTCCTCGGTCGACGCTATCGAACACCTCGTCAAACGACGTGCATTCCAGAAACGCGGGCTCGTCGATGCCCAGGCGTGCGGCAAAGGCGCGTGCCGCCTCGTCGGAATAGGTGCCGGCGGGGCCAAGGTAGGCGAATACAGGTTCGGTGGCGTTCATAGTGCAGATTCCTTTACTTGGTTTGTACGCAGCGCGAGGCGCAGAGCAACTTTTGAAAATACGTGCAGTCAATAATACCGGTCTTTTGCGGGTATGCAACACGTGGGCTTCTTTGACTTAAAAACAGGATACGCTTCTCACCTCCCTATACGTGGTACAAAACCGATAATCTGGGAGTAATTATGTTACGGATCGACAAAGAAGTAACATTTTTGCGCCATTTGCGGTTTAATCGTTGCGTCTGCCCCCTGCCTCATCTTCTTGCGCGGAACCTCGGGGGAGAATACGGCCATGGAATTGTAAGACGAGAGGCACCTTGAGGAGGTGTGCACATGGAAACAGAGGCCAAGGTTTCAGAGTTTCAGGACTTGCTGTCCTCGCGCGGCGTGTCACGCCGCAGCTTTATGAAGCTTTGCGGCGCTATCGCGGTTGCGGCGGGACTCGGTGAGCTTGCAGCTCCGCGCGTGGCCCAGGCCCTCGAAGACTCCGTGATTGGCGCGACGAAGGGCAACCTGTACCCGGTCATCTGGATCGAGGGAGCGTCCTGCACGGGTTGTACGGAGTCGTTTGCACAAGTCGAAACGCCTGATCCGGCATCGGTGGTACTTGAGCTTATATCGCTCAACTATTCCGAGACGCTGTCGGCTGCAGCAGGCCATTCGATGGAAGAGGCTAAGAGGCAGACGATTGAGGCAGGCGACTACATCCTGATCTACGAAGGCGCTGTGCTTGAAGGATGGGAAGGTCAGGCGCTGCGTGTGGCCGACATGCCCGGCACCGAGCATCTGCGCGAGGCTGCCGAGAAGGCCAACGCGGTTGTCGCGCTGGGTTCGTGCGCCGTCAACGGCGGCTGGATGGGCGCTCATCCCAATTCATCGGGCGCCATTGGTGTGCAGGCGTTTTTGAAGAAGGCAGGCATCGTCGATGTCCCGGTTATAAACATTCCCGGGTGCCCCGCTAATCCCGAATGGCTCGTGAGCGTGCTGGTGGACGTTATCATGCTCAAGCGTTTGCCGGAACTCAACAGCGAAAGCAAGCCGGCCGGTATCTTCGACCAGACGATTCACGACAACTGCGAGCGTCGTGGCCACTTTGAAAACGGCGAGTTTGTCTACCAGTTCGGTTCTCCCGAAGAGGCCAAGGGCTACTGTCTGTATCCGCTCGGCTGCCGTGGTCCTCAGACGAAGGCCAACTGCGGCGTGGTGATGTGGAACGACCGTCGCAGCTGGTGTGTGCAGGCGGGTTCCCCCTGCATTGGTTGCTGCGAGGCCAACCCCAACGATCCGGGTCAGAACTGGGTCGAAGTCAACACCCCGTTCTACAAGCGCCATCGCGACCTGCGTATCGGCGACTGGATGGTACAACCGGGCACCATCGCGTTGGGCATCACGGGTCTTTTGGCCGCCGCCCTGGTGGTACACGGTTTCGGCATGAAGGTTTCCGGCCGTATGGATGGCGGTGCGGACTTCGAGAAGGTTCGTAAGTGGGACGAAAAACATCCCGATAAGTCCATCGGTAAGTACGATTCCAACGACAAAGAAGGGAGGTAAGCCGACATGACTCGTTCTGTTATTGACCCGATCACCCGTATCGAAGGCCATTTGCGCGTCGAGATGGAAGTGACGAACGGCAAGGTTTCCGATGCATGGGTATCCGGCGGCTGCTTCCGCGGCATGGAGATGGTCGTTGAGAACCGCACGCCCGAAGATGCTGCCCAAATCGTGCAGCGCATCTGCGGCGTATGCCCGGTGTCGCACGCTCACTCGTCCACCATCGCGGCCGAGAAAGCCTACGGCATTCAGATTTCGAACAACGCGCGCATCATTCGTAACCTCATCGAGGGTGCTCAGTTCTTGCACAGCCACATTCTGTGGTTCTACAACCTGGCAGCGCTTGACTACGTGAATCCGCTCAATGCGCTTGAGGCCGACCCCATGGATGCGATCGACTTGGCGAAGTCCGTTGGCACCTCTGTTAACAGCGATTTTGTCGCTCTGCAGGATCGCCTGAAGACGTTTGCCTCTAACGGCCAGCTGTCCATCTTCTCGGGCAACTGGTTCGACGCCGAAGACGGCACGGGTTACACGCTGCTGCCCGAACTTGATCTCATCTGCACGGCTCACTACCTTGAGGCGTTGTCGATGCAGGCGAAGGCTTCGCAGATTTCCGCCCTTTTGGGTGGCAAGATGCCGCACGTTATGACCATCGTTCCGGGCGGTACTGCCTTCGTGCCGACCGCACAGAAGCTTGACGACCTCAAGTACCTGGTAGACGAGATCTACAACTGGGTTGAGGCGACGATGATCCCCGACACCTTGGCTATCGCACCGTTCTACATGGATGCGCTCAACTGGGGTAAGGGCTGCGGCCGCTACGTTGCTTGGGGCGTGTTCGAGGGTGCGGGCGAGTACTCCGACTACACCGAGCAGATGAAGAACCGCTACCTGCCCATGGGTGTACTCGACGACAACCTGAATATCTCCGACGTGCAGGAAAACCTCATTACCGAATATGTGGGTCACTCCTGGTACAAGGGTGAGGAAACCTACACCTCGCCGTACTACACCACTGAGCCTGAGTACACCACCTACGACGTGAATGATCGCTACACGTGGTGCAAGTGCCCCGCCTACGACGGCAAGTGCTACGAAGCGGGTGGACTGTCCCGTGTGTTGGCAGCCTACAAGCGCAACGTTCCGTTTGTTGTTGACCAGGTTAACGGGCTGCTCGAGGCGTTGGGTGCGCCGGGACAGATTTCCGCTGCCCAGTCGACGCTCGGCCGTACCGCCGTGCGCCAGATCGAGACGCTTTACATCGCCGGCCTTATGAAGGAATGGGTGGGCGAGCTGTGCGAGGCCGTCAAGAGCGGCGACAGCGAGTACTTCCGCGCTCCTGAAACCATCACCGGCGGCGGCACGGGCTTCTGGGAAGCTCCGCGCGGTGCGCTGTATCATCACGAGGAAGTTCAGGACGGCAAGATCACGGGTTACCAGATCATCATCCCGACCACCTGGAACATTGCGCCGCATGACGCTTCCGGCGAACCTGGCCCGATGGAGCAGGCGCTCATCGGCGTTCCGGTGGGCGATGTCGAGAAGCCCATCAACGCTCTGCGTACCGTCCATAGCTTCGATCCGTGCACGGCCTGCGCCGTTCACATTACCGAGCCGGCGACGGGTAAGAGCTTCGAGACCGTCACAAGCCCTTGGGGGGTGAAGTAACATGGCGCATTTGGCACATTATCGCGAGGCTCATCCGCTGGCGTTTGTCATCACGCACTGGATCAACCTCGTCTGCATGATTCTGCTTATCATCACGGGTTTCAGCATTCATTTCCCGTTCTGGCCTGAGTTCATGGGTATTGCCCGCGGCGTGCATGTGTTCTGCGGTTTCATTCTGTTTATCAACTGCATTGCACGTGTCATCATGGCATTCTTTGTGAAGTCCGCTCCGACGGGTGGCACGCGTGTTCAGGTGACGGACTACAAAACCTGGCTTCCCCAGGCTGACAACCGCCATCAGGCCGGCGCGTGGATCAAGTACTATCTGTTCCTGAAGAAGGATCATCCGCTGGGAGCTAAGCTGGGTGTACCCCAAAAAATTAGCTACCTGTTGATCCCGGTTCTTATCATCGTCATGTTCTACACGGGTCTGTGCCTGTGGGCTCCGACGATGAACGTGGGCTTCTTTGCGGCAGGTACAACCCTGGTGGGTGGCCTGATGTCGATGCGCATCATTCACTACTTCATGATGTTCGTCTTCATCTGCTTCATGTTTATCCATCTGTATCTGGCCAACATCGAGGGTATTTCCCCGACGCTGCTCATGCTGTTCCGCAAGGAGCATGGCGGCTTGGTGTACGACCCCGAGAAGCACACCATCGTGGGCGAGGACAAGCTCGATCACCACGAGGCGTAAAGGTTCAGAAACGCGCTGATTGTTTGTGACGGGACTCCCTTCGGGGAGTCCCGTTTGCGTAGGGGCAGGACTCTCGTTTGTCTGGCGTCGGGAGCCGTTCGGCTTGCGGGAAAGTGTTGTCGAGGGGCCGGTCGCTATAATGTTCTTGAAGGATACGACGAAGGGGTACCTGTGGCCGAGTTGACCGACGAAGATATCGCGCGGGAAGAAGAGTTTCTTCAGGGCATTCCGCGCGTCAATATTGGCGCCTTGTTTTTGCCCCCCATCTGGGGTCCGGCACACGGACTGTGGGCATCCATCCTGTTTTATCCGATATGGCTGCTTGCCGATAATATGTTTTATGCCGCATGGGTTGAGCAAACGCCACTCGCCATTGTTCTTGCCGTGGTGGTGGGCGCCTTGCTTATAGCTGGCACCGTCGCCTTTGCCCTTATCGGCCAGCCTATTGCCGCGCATCGGGCTGCCGCACGCGGCGTAGAGAAGAGCGTTTACCTGCGGCGTCAACGCATATGGGCGGTGGTCTGTGTCGTGGTGGGATTGGCTATGATCGCGCTTGCCACCTATTACAACCTAGTTATTCGTCCTACGCTGGGAGCGTGAGCATATGTCTGCTGACAGCACGCAGAGTTCGGTGGAGGCGCCAGAGCCAACCGGCTCGTCGAACGAGCACCCTCGTTCCATTGCGGTCATCTGCGTGGGGAATAAGCTCATGCTCGACGATGGCATAGGACCGGCAGTGTATGAGGAGTTGCAGGCGCGCTACGATATTCCCGAACAGGTGACGCTGTTCGATGTGGGCTGCCTGAGCATGGATATGCTGCCGACGGTTCATGACTTCGATATGATACTTACCGTTGATGCCGTGGATGGTACCGGCGCGGAACCGGGAACAGTCTTTCGTTTTGCTCCCGATGCTATGGCGCGGCGTACCGGTGCGACGGCGTCGCTCCATGATCTTAAATTGGTCGACCTCTTCGATGCGGCGCTCCTTCTGGGCTATGAGGCCGAAGGGCTGTGTTTGGGTATGCAGGTGGAAAATCCCTCGCCAGAGGTGGCGACAATCGGCCTCACGCCTAAAGTGCATGCAGCTTTGCCGCTGTTGGTGGAAACGGTGGCGGGAGAGCTTGCGCGCGTAGGCTCGCCGCTATCTCCTCGTCAAGGGTCGCAGACGCTTGATTCGTAGGCTCTGTACACCTGCGTTTGAGCGGAGATTGTTTGCGCAGTAACAGCGGAGTTTCTCCTTCATAACGGTAGTGTGCTCTTTGTTTTGTAGGCGCTCCTTTGCGGTATCGTTGCTGGTTAAACGATACCGCTCTCCGCACTGCGTTCACGCATTCATGCAGCGGAGGAAGTGAAGGAGCTTCCGCCTATGATAATCAATACCCTCAGTGCCTACGAAACGTCGGCCGCTTCCTTCTTTGATTGCCTTGAAAGTTGGCAGGCCGATTTGGTTTTGGATACAAGGCTGAAGAATACCAACCAGTTAGCGGGATTCACAAAACGCGATGATCTGGATTTTTTTGTCAACCGTGTGGCGCATGCGCACTACGTTCACGATAAGCTGTTTGCTCCGGCTCCCACCATGCTTGAGCGCTATTTGAACGGCAATATCACGTGGGACGCGTATGCTGCGGCATATCGCGAGCTTATGCTTGAACGCGAAGCACGGGCGTGGTTTTACGATACCTATGGCACGTATGAATCAGTTGCGCTCGTGGGTACCGCGACACGTGCGCGGCGATCGCACGTCGAGGTTCTCAAGCAGCTGCTTGAGGCGCAGGATACCGCCGAGGGTAGGAGCGAGGCCGAGTAAGGAGTGGCGGGGATGTAAGCGACGTAAACGCGACCGATCGTCAGTGCTTTGCTTCCGATGCTTTCGCACGCTTAACAAGAAAGTCGCGCACTTCGTCACGCGGGATGTCAAGCGAGACGGACAGTTCGTCACAGAGCAAGCTTTCGGCAAGGTCGAAATACTTCTTATCCGTCGCCGTCATCTGGCGGCCGGCATCCTCCCGGCGAAGGGTACGTTCGCGCACCGACTTGATGATGGGAACCAGGTCATCAGGAGAAAACGTCTTCAGATGCTTGTCGTATTCCTCTTTGATGCGACGTTCAAGAAGGGTGGGGGTGTCAGCATCCGTTTTAAGCGCTTCTTCGTCGATGGCATCGGCGCCTGCAATGGAGTCAATAAGGGCAAGCGCCTCGCTGTGCGACATGATGGGGCGCAAGGTAGGGGGCTTCGCCTCGGGCATTGCAACAAACAATTTGAGGGATTTTTCAAACAGCGCGTGGAGTTCCACATAGTCGTTGCCATCGAAATAGTCCGGATGGATTGCGGTGACTTCGCACACGTGATGACGATATACGACGGTATCTCCAGGAGAGAACATAGGGGCCTCCGAACATGCACAGGGGAAAACAGGGTACGCTGTTTTTGTTGCGTCGCAGAAATGACGCAGATCAACTTTATAATTATAGCAGCTTACGGATAATTTCGTGTCGGTTTCGTACGGGAGCGGTGCGAAAAAACGCGGGATTACTTTGACGGTAAACGAAAGAAGGGTGTGTGCGCGGTCGCCACGAAAGAGAAGAGAGATCCGTTGAGGAAGAACTGAAGCAGGCCACGACGCCTCTTCATGCCGCCCCGTCTTTCAAAGTTTCTGCGTTTTGGACAGGTATCATCCAGCGCAAAAAGATGCTTCTTTTTGCGAGTGTCGGCGTAGCTTTCGTTGCTCTTATGGTGCTTTGTGGAGCGCTTATTCCGCCCTCCCTTGAAAAAGAGGAGTCAAACATCTCTTCCTCTGAAGGGTCCGATCATTCTTTTGATGGCGTACGGCAGAGCGCGCTTCCCGATGCCGCGGGGGATATCACTCCTTCTTTGGTTAGATATACCAAGCTGGTAGAAGAGATGCTTCAGTATCCTGAATTGCCTGCCGGGTGCGAATCGGTTTCGCTTGCCAGCGTTTTACGTGCGATGGGTTATGAGGTATCTCCGACAGAGATCGTCGATGACTACCTTCCCTATGATGAGCTGATGTACGATTTTGTGACGTCGTATGCGGGCAGTCCTTATCTTGAAGAGGGCGGCGGCGCATTTCCGCCTGCAATGGTTACCGCCGCCAATGCCTACCTTAAAGAGCACGGCGCTTCTGAGCGAGCGCAAGACTTGACGGGTTCGAGCTTTGAAGAGCTTACGACATGGGTGAACTCCGGGCGGCCTGTTTTGGTATGGACAACCATGTACATGGATGATCCGGTGTTCTCCTATGAGCTTGAGGGAAATGTGTGGTATATCAACGAACACTGTGTGGTACTTTGCGAGGTTGATCGTGAATATGCCCAGGTGATGGATCCGTTAGAGGGTATGGTCGCGCGCGAGGTGTCGGAGTTTGCCCGCATCTATGAAGCCTGCGGGGCGCATGCATTGGTGATCAGCTGAATAAGGCCGCCCGCAGGCAGCCTTATTCAGAAGCGTTCTTTTGCGTCGTGGGAGTTATGCGTCCAGGTCGATCAAATCGTACGCGCGACTGCCGAGCTTGAGGGCTGCGGCGGCTTCTACGGTATGAATACCATTGCGACTTTCCATGCGTTCGATAAGGGCAGCTTTTCCTGCATCGGAGGAGTTGTACACGGCATCGACGCACGCCTGATCAAGAGCTACCGGATCAAGTGAGGCGAAGATACCCAGATCGCCCATCTCGGGTTCAGCAGGGTTTGCGTCGCAGTCGCAGTCGACGGACAGACGGTTTGCCACGTTAACGTATACGATGTTTTCACGACCCATATAGTCCATGACTGACTTGTCGGCATCGGCCATTGATTCAAGGAACGAGTCATGGTCGGCCTCGAACATTTGCTCAAATTTCTCCATGGGTGTGCCCGAACAATGGATGAGCCCCTTGCCGCGACCCGAGGCGACGCCGATAGAGAGGTTTTTGAGCGCGCCGCCAAATCCGCCCATGGCATGTCCCTTAAAATGCGACAAGACAAGCATGGAATCATAGTCTTTCAGATGGGTGCCGACGTAGTTTTCGCTCAGGTGTACGCCGCCCTCTACCGGAATGGCGAAATCGCCCTCTTCGTCCATAAGGTCGCATGGTGCGATGGCGGTAAAGCCATGTTCGTTGAAGGTCTTAAGGTGCTCTTCGACGGTGTCGCGCCGCCCCGGGTAGGCCGTGTTGCATTCGACGATGGTGCCATCAAGCGCGGTTACCAGGTCTTTGATTAAGGCAGGTTGCAAAAAGTTATGACCGCCCGGTTCGCCGGTGGAGATTTTCACCGCGACGTTTCCGGGAAGCTCAATGTTGAGCGCTTGGTAGGCGCGCATCAGTCCCTCGGGGCTGATGTCCTTCGTAACATACACCGTTGCTTTATCCATAGGGTGCCTTTCTTCTTAAAATAGTGGCCGGTATCTAGTGTGCACCCTGGAGTACGCTCTAAGTCAAGAGGATTTTTACGCCTTGCAGCAACTGGGGCAGAGGTCGCAGAGAAAACACTCGGCACATTTCGGATTGCGCGCCGTGCAGGTCTCGCGTCCAAAGAGTACCCACTGGTGGTTGATGGGCCCCCAGTATTCGCGTGGGTAGAGCTTGAGGAGTGCTGTTTCGGTTTTGGCGGGCGTGTCTGATGAGGGGCCGGCGAACTTCAGTCGGTGTGCGATGCGGAACACATGCGTGTCCACGGCGATTCCCTCCACAATACCGAAGGCTTCGTTGAGCACCACGTTCGCGGTCTTGCGCCCCACGCCCGGAAGCTTTTGCAACTCGTCAATGTCGCGCGGTATTTCGCCTGCGTAGTCAGCCACCACCATCTGGGCGCACTTGATGACATTCGATGCCTTTGTATGGTAAAAGCCGATGGTGCGTATGATGTTTTCCACGTCATGTACATCGGCGGCTGCGAGGTCGGCTGGCGTGGGATAGCGCTCCCAAAGAGCCGGCGTCACTTTGTTCACGCCCTTGTCGGTGGTTTGGGCAGACAGCAACACGGCTATGGTCAGGCGAAACGGATCGCCCCAGTAGTGCAGTGCGCACTCGGCGGCAGGGTAGTGCTCGTTCATGCGACGCGCCACAACAAGTGCGCGCTCCCGTTTCGCGATCATAGTCTCGCGCGGCATACGTTCTCCTTCGCAACGTGCTCGGTAAGGTAGGGTTTTAGTATAGCCGAATTGGCATAAGCGCTTTATTGTTGCTCGCTGTGATTTCTGGTTCACGGGCATGTTTCGAAGCCTAAAGAACGCGAAGTGATGGCGTATACTGCTATTGATGTGTCCACGCGAGGGCAAGCTGATAGCCAACCGTGTACGAGCCGCCTTGTGCGGCTTTTTGTGCTGCCTGAAATGAAAATACTTACGGTCCTGTGGGACTGCGAACTGATAAGGAATTTGCATGCTCATCGACTCGCTTACGTTTACGCTTGAGAAATCGGGTTGCCTCGATACGTTTTGGGGCAAGCTCGACGCGGGCGAAGACGGCACACTTGGCGTGGCGAACTCGGCGCGGCCGTTTCTGGTAGCGGCGCGATTTGCCCATCGCCCGCAGGCAACGCTGGTAGTGGTGGCTGGTGAAGATGCGGCGGTGGCCTTCGCGCGCAGTCTGGCGGCGTATCTTGGCGAGGAGCGCGTTATGCGTTTTCCCGAGCGTGCCGATTATCCCTTTGCGCAGAAGGCAAGCGATCCGGCTCAGGTGGCACGCCGCATGGAGGCGGTGCATGCGCTTGCGACGGGGCGCGAAGTCGTAGTGGTGGCGAGCGCGCGGGCGCTTGTGCGCGCGTTGCCGCCTGTAGGTTCGGATGTCTTTATGCCTGTGTCGCTTGAAGCGGGGTGTGAACTGGCTGACACGCCGGGTGCCCAGCGGGCGAGCGTCACCGAATTTTCCGATCTTGCTCGGGCGCTCGAGGAACGCGGTTATGTGAATACCGGCGAACTTGACGGTCCCGGTACCTTTGCGGTGCGCGGCGGTACGGTGGATGTGTTTCCCGGCAATCTGGTGTATCCGGTGCGCCTTGACTTTTTCGGTGACGAGCTCGATGAGATTCGCCGCATCGTGCCCACGACGGGGCAGACCATCAGTTCGCTTGATCGCGTGGACATCTATCCGGTCGTTGAGTTTTCCTGTTCGAAAAGCGGGCTTGCCCGCGCACGCAAAAAACTTGAACGACCAGCCGAAACGAATCCGGTACTGCGTGAAGTGTTGGAAAAACTGGACGGTGGTCTGCGTTTTGATGGCGCGGATGTGTTGCTGCCCTATTTGTATCAAGCCACGGCGACGCTCGGCGACTATGTGCGTCCGAGCGCTCTCACGACACTCATCGAACCGCGTTCGCTGTTCGATGATATGACGCATGCCTACGAGGATATTTGCGGCCGCGCGAAGGGGTCAGGCGTGCCGGTTGCAGGGCTGTATGTGCCACCAGCGAATGTAAGTTTTGGAGAAGGACAGCGGGCTACCTATGTGTCCATCATGCGTGTAGGCGGGCAGATCGACGACGAGCTGCCGGTAAAACGTGTGGAGGTGGCGGGGCATCCCGATAAGCTTTTCGGGCGGCTGCGTAGTCTTGTGGACGGCGACTATACGGTGGTGTTCAGCGCGCCGAACTTCCGCGCTCGGCAGGATATGAAGCTTGCGTTTGTGGATAACGGGTTACCGATCCAAGAGGTATTAGACGTGCTGGAGAGTCCGTCGGGCAGCGGCGTTTCCACTGCTGGTTTGCGCGAGGAAACTTCTGCTGACGCCGCACGGGATCCTTCGACTTCGACGCTACGCGTCTCCGCTCAGGATGACAAGGGACATGCTAAGCGGCGTTTGCGGCGTGGGGTGGTCAACGTGGTGGACGTGGACGTGCCGCTGGGTATGATTATCCC encodes:
- the pheA gene encoding prephenate dehydratase, yielding MNATEPVFAYLGPAGTYSDEAARAFAARLGIDEPAFLECTSFDEVFDSVDRGKCEFGVVATENSLEGPVTATLDNFAFKSQASILGEEVLDIHHCLLLAPGADLHAVETVASHPQGLAQCRRYLAEKLPGRTTITTPSTAESARMAAENPRVAGIANAFAADLYGAEIREHDIEDHFGNQTSFALIARQGHPPVFRGERFKTSLALFLQADKAGALLMILSEFAYAGINLTKIQSRPTKQALGEYMFFIDLEGSVNDLAVQTALNCLRLKLREVKVLGSYPVG
- a CDS encoding hydrogenase small subunit: METEAKVSEFQDLLSSRGVSRRSFMKLCGAIAVAAGLGELAAPRVAQALEDSVIGATKGNLYPVIWIEGASCTGCTESFAQVETPDPASVVLELISLNYSETLSAAAGHSMEEAKRQTIEAGDYILIYEGAVLEGWEGQALRVADMPGTEHLREAAEKANAVVALGSCAVNGGWMGAHPNSSGAIGVQAFLKKAGIVDVPVINIPGCPANPEWLVSVLVDVIMLKRLPELNSESKPAGIFDQTIHDNCERRGHFENGEFVYQFGSPEEAKGYCLYPLGCRGPQTKANCGVVMWNDRRSWCVQAGSPCIGCCEANPNDPGQNWVEVNTPFYKRHRDLRIGDWMVQPGTIALGITGLLAAALVVHGFGMKVSGRMDGGADFEKVRKWDEKHPDKSIGKYDSNDKEGR
- a CDS encoding nickel-dependent hydrogenase large subunit, whose product is MTRSVIDPITRIEGHLRVEMEVTNGKVSDAWVSGGCFRGMEMVVENRTPEDAAQIVQRICGVCPVSHAHSSTIAAEKAYGIQISNNARIIRNLIEGAQFLHSHILWFYNLAALDYVNPLNALEADPMDAIDLAKSVGTSVNSDFVALQDRLKTFASNGQLSIFSGNWFDAEDGTGYTLLPELDLICTAHYLEALSMQAKASQISALLGGKMPHVMTIVPGGTAFVPTAQKLDDLKYLVDEIYNWVEATMIPDTLAIAPFYMDALNWGKGCGRYVAWGVFEGAGEYSDYTEQMKNRYLPMGVLDDNLNISDVQENLITEYVGHSWYKGEETYTSPYYTTEPEYTTYDVNDRYTWCKCPAYDGKCYEAGGLSRVLAAYKRNVPFVVDQVNGLLEALGAPGQISAAQSTLGRTAVRQIETLYIAGLMKEWVGELCEAVKSGDSEYFRAPETITGGGTGFWEAPRGALYHHEEVQDGKITGYQIIIPTTWNIAPHDASGEPGPMEQALIGVPVGDVEKPINALRTVHSFDPCTACAVHITEPATGKSFETVTSPWGVK
- a CDS encoding cytochrome b/b6 domain-containing protein is translated as MAHLAHYREAHPLAFVITHWINLVCMILLIITGFSIHFPFWPEFMGIARGVHVFCGFILFINCIARVIMAFFVKSAPTGGTRVQVTDYKTWLPQADNRHQAGAWIKYYLFLKKDHPLGAKLGVPQKISYLLIPVLIIVMFYTGLCLWAPTMNVGFFAAGTTLVGGLMSMRIIHYFMMFVFICFMFIHLYLANIEGISPTLLMLFRKEHGGLVYDPEKHTIVGEDKLDHHEA
- a CDS encoding hydrogenase maturation protease, producing MSADSTQSSVEAPEPTGSSNEHPRSIAVICVGNKLMLDDGIGPAVYEELQARYDIPEQVTLFDVGCLSMDMLPTVHDFDMILTVDAVDGTGAEPGTVFRFAPDAMARRTGATASLHDLKLVDLFDAALLLGYEAEGLCLGMQVENPSPEVATIGLTPKVHAALPLLVETVAGELARVGSPLSPRQGSQTLDS
- a CDS encoding DUF488 family protein, translating into MIINTLSAYETSAASFFDCLESWQADLVLDTRLKNTNQLAGFTKRDDLDFFVNRVAHAHYVHDKLFAPAPTMLERYLNGNITWDAYAAAYRELMLEREARAWFYDTYGTYESVALVGTATRARRSHVEVLKQLLEAQDTAEGRSEAE
- a CDS encoding CarD family transcriptional regulator, yielding MFSPGDTVVYRHHVCEVTAIHPDYFDGNDYVELHALFEKSLKLFVAMPEAKPPTLRPIMSHSEALALIDSIAGADAIDEEALKTDADTPTLLERRIKEEYDKHLKTFSPDDLVPIIKSVRERTLRREDAGRQMTATDKKYFDLAESLLCDELSVSLDIPRDEVRDFLVKRAKASEAKH
- a CDS encoding C39 family peptidase, translated to MRGRHEREERSVEEELKQATTPLHAAPSFKVSAFWTGIIQRKKMLLFASVGVAFVALMVLCGALIPPSLEKEESNISSSEGSDHSFDGVRQSALPDAAGDITPSLVRYTKLVEEMLQYPELPAGCESVSLASVLRAMGYEVSPTEIVDDYLPYDELMYDFVTSYAGSPYLEEGGGAFPPAMVTAANAYLKEHGASERAQDLTGSSFEELTTWVNSGRPVLVWTTMYMDDPVFSYELEGNVWYINEHCVVLCEVDREYAQVMDPLEGMVAREVSEFARIYEACGAHALVIS
- a CDS encoding DUF362 domain-containing protein — its product is MDKATVYVTKDISPEGLMRAYQALNIELPGNVAVKISTGEPGGHNFLQPALIKDLVTALDGTIVECNTAYPGRRDTVEEHLKTFNEHGFTAIAPCDLMDEEGDFAIPVEGGVHLSENYVGTHLKDYDSMLVLSHFKGHAMGGFGGALKNLSIGVASGRGKGLIHCSGTPMEKFEQMFEADHDSFLESMADADKSVMDYMGRENIVYVNVANRLSVDCDCDANPAEPEMGDLGIFASLDPVALDQACVDAVYNSSDAGKAALIERMESRNGIHTVEAAAALKLGSRAYDLIDLDA
- the nth gene encoding endonuclease III, whose protein sequence is MPRETMIAKRERALVVARRMNEHYPAAECALHYWGDPFRLTIAVLLSAQTTDKGVNKVTPALWERYPTPADLAAADVHDVENIIRTIGFYHTKASNVIKCAQMVVADYAGEIPRDIDELQKLPGVGRKTANVVLNEAFGIVEGIAVDTHVFRIAHRLKFAGPSSDTPAKTETALLKLYPREYWGPINHQWVLFGRETCTARNPKCAECFLCDLCPSCCKA